In one Echinicola marina genomic region, the following are encoded:
- a CDS encoding DUF3472 domain-containing protein, with amino-acid sequence MRFKSFLTVSFIAGLMACNNVSLEEIEKEYLSEVSIPVGGNTYVTSGYEGAKISRRSGAVEDWTNEEAVLSTYFKLPQAEKALLQLVLDSRESSSELQVTVGETVQTIALEAGAEDTVSVGLFELPAGYAQVDVQGLSKAGATFPSLKSLIVRTKNDLEITYVKDNESNRFYWGRRGPSVHLSYTLPKDKDFKWFYNEVTVPEGEDPNGSYYMANGFGEGYFGMQANSDDERRVLFSVWSPFHTNNPDEIPEDQQIKLLKKGEGVNTGEFGNEGSGGQSFFRYKWITGNTYKFLNSVEPDGNGNTIYTAYFFAPEVGEWKLIASFLRPKTDTWYKRPHSFLENFRDSNGYIGRKGLYANQWAMDTEGNWIELTEAKFTGDDIARRGYRQDFAGGEENGVFFMRNGGFFNEMVDLNSMHTREATGNQPEIDFSSLD; translated from the coding sequence ATGAGATTTAAAAGTTTTTTAACTGTATCATTTATTGCAGGCCTGATGGCCTGCAATAATGTTTCCTTGGAAGAAATTGAGAAGGAATATTTGTCAGAAGTATCTATTCCAGTGGGAGGGAATACTTATGTGACATCAGGCTATGAAGGTGCAAAAATCAGTAGAAGAAGTGGTGCTGTTGAGGACTGGACCAACGAAGAGGCCGTGCTAAGTACTTATTTTAAATTACCCCAAGCTGAAAAGGCTTTATTGCAATTGGTATTGGATAGTAGGGAGTCTTCTAGTGAATTGCAGGTGACTGTAGGGGAAACTGTCCAAACTATTGCTTTGGAGGCAGGAGCTGAAGATACCGTGAGTGTGGGCTTGTTTGAACTTCCTGCAGGTTATGCCCAAGTGGATGTTCAAGGGCTGTCTAAAGCAGGAGCGACTTTCCCTTCACTAAAGTCCCTTATTGTAAGAACAAAAAATGATTTGGAGATTACCTATGTAAAGGATAATGAAAGTAATCGCTTTTACTGGGGTAGAAGAGGTCCTTCTGTTCACTTGTCCTATACATTGCCTAAGGACAAAGATTTCAAATGGTTTTATAATGAGGTGACCGTTCCTGAAGGTGAAGACCCTAATGGATCCTATTATATGGCCAATGGATTTGGGGAAGGTTATTTTGGCATGCAGGCCAATTCCGATGATGAAAGAAGGGTGCTGTTTTCGGTTTGGAGTCCCTTTCATACCAATAATCCAGATGAAATTCCTGAAGACCAACAAATCAAATTGTTGAAAAAGGGAGAGGGGGTTAATACAGGTGAGTTTGGAAATGAAGGGTCCGGTGGACAGAGCTTTTTCAGGTACAAATGGATCACAGGAAATACCTATAAGTTCCTTAACTCTGTTGAGCCAGATGGCAATGGAAATACTATTTATACGGCTTATTTCTTTGCTCCAGAGGTAGGAGAGTGGAAGTTGATCGCCAGTTTCTTGAGGCCTAAAACAGATACATGGTATAAGCGACCACATTCATTTCTGGAAAATTTCAGAGACAGTAATGGCTATATAGGCAGAAAAGGACTTTATGCGAACCAATGGGCAATGGATACCGAAGGGAATTGGATAGAGCTTACAGAAGCTAAATTTACTGGTGATGATATTGCCAGGAGAGGCTACAGGCAGGATTTTGCTGGTGGAGAGGAAAACGGAGTCTTCTTTATGAGAAATGGAGGATTCTTTAATGAAATGGTTGATTTAAATAGTATGCATACAAGAGAAGCTACGGGTAATCAGCCGGAAATTGATTTTTCAAGCTTGGATTAA
- a CDS encoding RNA polymerase sigma factor: MTVLNRLYEEKTSEIKKEIPVIQEYAETELWIAFLKGSNAALSKIYRAYSNKLFTYGRQFTSNEVLIKDAIQDVFFKLVDQKDQLGVAQSVKFYLFSSFRRVLLRSLKRERKYVDEEEDGESFYFLVDEDHFAMDALLNAKQKEMVQNACNELTARQREILNLRFFENLSYIEIAEMLDLANAKTVRTMLYRILNKLSDKLRPFKRSLLSLIFLISFLF; encoded by the coding sequence ATGACGGTATTGAATAGGCTTTATGAGGAGAAGACTTCCGAAATAAAAAAGGAAATTCCGGTGATTCAGGAGTATGCTGAAACTGAATTATGGATAGCTTTTTTAAAAGGGAGCAATGCAGCACTATCAAAAATATATCGTGCCTATTCCAATAAGTTGTTTACCTACGGTAGACAGTTTACATCCAATGAAGTATTGATTAAGGATGCCATACAGGATGTTTTTTTTAAGCTGGTTGATCAGAAAGATCAACTTGGAGTAGCCCAATCCGTTAAGTTTTACCTTTTTTCAAGTTTTAGGAGGGTGCTTCTCAGGTCTCTTAAAAGGGAAAGGAAGTATGTTGATGAGGAAGAAGATGGGGAATCTTTTTATTTTTTAGTAGATGAGGATCATTTTGCCATGGATGCACTTCTGAATGCAAAGCAAAAAGAGATGGTTCAAAATGCCTGTAATGAATTGACTGCCCGTCAAAGGGAGATTTTAAACCTTAGATTTTTCGAAAACCTAAGCTATATAGAAATAGCGGAAATGCTGGATCTTGCAAATGCCAAAACGGTGAGAACGATGCTCTATCGGATTCTTAATAAACTTTCAGATAAACTACGTCCATTCAAGAGAAGTTTATTGTCCCTTATTTTCCTAATATCTTTTCTTTTCTAG
- a CDS encoding FecR family protein has protein sequence MQFDPQTEKDFLLNEHFVQWIMAPDHESDRYWSNWLQKNPGKANLMKRAKESVQGLTLRTFEIDEDDSELILDRIIRHHNKTKDGLTERSSAYVLLDFLMANRVAAVLVLVTLFLGLLTLDFQPETPSEIKNEKIEWLTKSSKAGTKMTFHLPDGSLVKLNSNSSISFPESFSDSLREVKLIGQAFFDVEHNEELPFVVAAGDLQIKVMGTSFDVNNKPENKAQKVALLSGKVKVITADGMIEQLSPLEMVSYRKSDNELVKVKFDPEEVMGWKDGIIKFENTDHKEVFKILEEWYDVKIQVEDNVKFKGGINGRYENEILDNVLKGLSYSENFKYKIENKKVTIFKI, from the coding sequence ATGCAATTTGATCCTCAAACGGAAAAAGACTTTTTACTTAATGAACATTTTGTTCAATGGATAATGGCGCCTGATCATGAGTCGGATCGTTATTGGTCTAATTGGCTCCAGAAAAATCCGGGCAAGGCCAATCTGATGAAACGGGCAAAAGAGAGTGTTCAGGGTTTGACGTTGAGGACTTTTGAAATTGATGAAGATGACAGCGAACTGATTCTTGATAGGATCATCAGGCACCACAATAAGACAAAAGATGGATTGACGGAAAGATCAAGCGCTTATGTTTTATTAGATTTTTTGATGGCCAATAGGGTAGCAGCTGTTTTGGTCTTGGTTACTTTGTTTTTAGGGTTGCTGACATTGGATTTTCAACCAGAAACTCCTTCAGAAATAAAAAATGAAAAAATAGAATGGCTAACCAAAAGCAGTAAGGCAGGCACTAAAATGACTTTCCATCTTCCAGATGGTTCACTGGTGAAACTCAATTCCAACAGTTCAATTTCCTTTCCGGAAAGTTTTTCAGATAGTTTAAGAGAGGTGAAGCTTATCGGTCAGGCTTTTTTTGATGTGGAACATAATGAGGAGCTTCCCTTTGTAGTTGCTGCCGGTGATTTACAAATCAAAGTGATGGGGACTTCCTTTGATGTAAATAATAAACCCGAAAATAAAGCACAGAAAGTTGCTCTTCTAAGTGGGAAGGTAAAAGTGATTACAGCTGATGGTATGATAGAGCAACTTAGTCCTCTAGAAATGGTGAGCTATAGGAAATCAGATAACGAATTGGTTAAGGTGAAATTTGATCCCGAGGAAGTGATGGGCTGGAAAGACGGTATTATAAAATTTGAGAATACAGACCATAAAGAAGTCTTTAAGATTTTAGAAGAATGGTATGATGTCAAAATACAAGTAGAAGATAATGTAAAGTTCAAGGGAGGAATAAACGGGAGGTATGAAAATGAAATCTTGGACAATGTGTTAAAAGGACTCTCCTATTCTGAGAATTTTAAATATAAGATCGAAAATAAAAAAGTGACCATTTTCAAAATATAA
- a CDS encoding SusC/RagA family TonB-linked outer membrane protein, whose amino-acid sequence MMHNLFKKLGVAAIWTMSLLVVLSPLQAEEYAHKGTSLRQNDLDKMILSVEFVDEPFKNVVEEIERKTGFHFTYNDQIESKRVSIAAKKESLEKVLQKLGSDYGFRFKQINKTVHVLAPQEAEVAPAVLKDVKGTVLDATGEPLLGVSILVKGTTKGTITDFDGTFSLVGIPDDAVLQVSFIGFKSKEVAVGNASNLEIILEEDTQGLDEVVVTGYTTQKRENLTGSIAVLDGDQLKDVSSPNIGNMLQGKLAGVDIATNSGAPGSQPTIRIRGKNSIRSSVDPIWVVDGVIWHGTPNLNPADVESISVLKDAASAALYGSRGANGVVVVTTKAAKGADVSSINISAKTGVSTFNSGGFKISDSQELYDLWGQFPNQNAIPEYYNEDLLGTDTDWLDIGTQTGMVQDYNLSYTGTSERARVYATGNYFKEEGSVKGFTYERLSGRLNVDYDLSDRLTFKPKLAATYTSTDNRQHSIYDMYRNLPWDNPYDEEGNPVNPQMGDVTWYGRDNSNYLYDLQWNYSDNATFNILANMDFQYDITDELSFISTNNITYYNSESLSYVDPRSNAGFADNGRVNNSMAKRITRFSNQMLSYTKSFDDHFINALAAYEYSDYVYNGLGAIGKGIVPGATIIDNTSEPATISGTKNDYAFQSILMNVNYGYKNKYNAQLSFRRDGASRFGDNHKYGNFFAISTSWNIHKEAFFKSDAFDYLRLKAAYGGVGNTPSSLYPQYELYSLKAQYGGDPAAVPSTLGNDDLTWEKTYDSNIGLEFGLIEKFDGVLEVYNKSTSGLLHFVPLPNISGYDGYYDNIGGVRNRGIEFTLGADVLADPTGFNWRLDFNIGRNVNKITELYGGKSQISGQKIIQVGEDIDTWYMREWAGVNPVDGTPLWKRLILLQEKSELLENMLLLHCRKSARRPLISLAV is encoded by the coding sequence ATGATGCATAATTTATTTAAAAAACTGGGAGTTGCTGCCATTTGGACGATGTCCTTATTGGTAGTGTTATCTCCTTTGCAAGCAGAAGAGTATGCCCATAAAGGTACTTCGCTGAGGCAAAACGATCTGGATAAAATGATCTTGTCTGTGGAATTTGTAGATGAACCATTTAAGAATGTCGTAGAGGAAATCGAAAGAAAAACCGGGTTTCATTTTACATATAATGACCAGATAGAATCCAAAAGAGTTTCAATTGCAGCCAAGAAGGAGAGCCTGGAAAAGGTCCTTCAAAAATTGGGCAGTGATTATGGATTCAGGTTTAAGCAGATCAATAAAACCGTTCATGTTTTGGCTCCACAAGAAGCTGAAGTTGCTCCTGCTGTTTTGAAGGATGTAAAAGGAACTGTATTAGACGCTACTGGGGAACCATTGCTAGGAGTAAGTATTTTGGTTAAAGGAACCACTAAAGGTACTATTACTGATTTTGATGGTACTTTCTCTCTTGTGGGCATACCTGATGATGCCGTGCTTCAAGTGTCTTTTATAGGCTTTAAGTCCAAGGAAGTAGCCGTAGGAAATGCCTCTAATTTAGAAATTATACTGGAAGAAGATACCCAAGGTTTGGATGAGGTAGTCGTAACAGGATATACTACCCAAAAGAGAGAAAACCTTACCGGTTCTATTGCGGTGTTGGATGGTGATCAGCTCAAAGATGTGTCTTCTCCTAATATTGGCAATATGCTACAAGGAAAATTGGCCGGTGTGGATATCGCCACCAATAGTGGTGCTCCGGGTTCTCAGCCAACAATCCGAATTAGAGGGAAAAATTCTATACGATCTTCAGTGGACCCAATTTGGGTGGTAGATGGTGTAATCTGGCATGGAACGCCTAACCTTAACCCTGCAGACGTGGAGAGTATTTCTGTGCTTAAAGATGCCGCTTCTGCTGCATTATACGGCTCTAGAGGTGCTAATGGTGTTGTAGTGGTCACTACCAAAGCTGCCAAAGGTGCAGATGTGAGTTCCATAAACATCAGCGCAAAAACAGGGGTTTCAACCTTCAATTCTGGAGGATTTAAAATTTCTGATTCCCAAGAACTGTATGATCTATGGGGGCAATTCCCTAATCAAAATGCCATTCCTGAATATTATAATGAAGACCTTTTGGGAACTGACACAGATTGGCTGGATATAGGAACCCAGACCGGAATGGTTCAGGATTACAACCTTTCTTATACTGGAACTTCTGAAAGGGCTAGAGTTTATGCCACAGGTAATTATTTCAAAGAAGAAGGCTCGGTCAAAGGTTTTACATACGAGCGACTATCTGGTAGGTTAAATGTAGATTATGACCTTTCTGATAGGTTGACTTTTAAGCCTAAATTAGCTGCTACCTATACTTCTACAGATAATAGACAGCATAGTATCTATGATATGTACAGAAATCTTCCTTGGGACAATCCTTATGATGAAGAAGGAAATCCTGTAAATCCACAGATGGGCGATGTTACTTGGTATGGCAGGGATAACAGCAATTACCTTTATGACTTGCAGTGGAATTATTCGGATAATGCGACCTTTAATATCCTAGCCAATATGGATTTTCAGTATGATATTACGGATGAACTTTCTTTCATTTCAACCAATAATATTACCTATTATAACTCAGAGTCACTGAGCTATGTGGATCCAAGATCCAATGCCGGCTTTGCAGATAATGGAAGAGTAAATAACTCGATGGCGAAGAGGATCACCAGGTTCTCTAACCAGATGCTTTCTTATACCAAGAGTTTTGATGATCATTTCATTAATGCTTTGGCAGCATATGAGTATAGTGACTATGTCTACAATGGATTAGGCGCAATAGGTAAAGGTATAGTGCCTGGTGCTACGATCATTGATAATACTTCAGAGCCAGCCACCATTAGCGGTACCAAAAATGACTATGCATTCCAGTCAATTTTGATGAATGTAAACTACGGTTATAAAAACAAGTACAATGCACAGTTGTCATTTAGAAGGGATGGTGCATCGAGATTTGGCGATAACCACAAGTACGGTAACTTTTTTGCGATCAGTACCTCATGGAATATTCATAAAGAAGCCTTCTTTAAAAGTGATGCTTTTGATTATTTGAGATTAAAAGCTGCTTATGGTGGTGTGGGGAATACTCCTTCATCCTTATATCCACAGTATGAATTATATTCTTTGAAAGCGCAATATGGAGGGGATCCTGCTGCAGTTCCGTCTACATTAGGAAACGATGACCTTACATGGGAAAAGACTTATGATAGCAATATCGGTCTGGAGTTTGGTTTGATAGAGAAGTTTGATGGTGTTTTGGAAGTTTATAACAAAAGCACCAGTGGTTTGCTTCACTTTGTGCCATTGCCTAATATTTCAGGTTATGATGGTTATTATGACAATATCGGTGGCGTGAGGAATAGAGGTATTGAATTTACTTTGGGCGCAGATGTATTGGCTGATCCTACTGGGTTCAATTGGAGGCTGGACTTTAATATAGGAAGGAATGTGAATAAGATTACCGAACTGTATGGAGGAAAGAGCCAGATATCAGGCCAAAAGATCATTCAGGTAGGTGAAGATATTGATACTTGGTACATGAGAGAATGGGCCGGTGTAAACCCTGTAGACGGGACTCCACTTTGGAAACGGTTGATCCTGCTACAGGAGAAATCGGAACTACTGGAAAATATGCTTCTGCTTCACTGCAGAAAGTCGGCACGGCGACCCCTGATTTCTTTGGCGGTTTGA
- a CDS encoding RagB/SusD family nutrient uptake outer membrane protein — MKNLKNTYWIGIMVMALSACNIDRNPYDSITSDELTNSETSAESVTLGTYSRMKAWSTDWHRLFEYPSDNVALSGMTTNPFFFSYNYQRVPNGSTVAGFWKNSYYIIVGANKVIEALSEGASDKDDQLLVENYYIRSLMHFQLVNLFGSPYVQGRENEGVPLKLDGDHLEHPVRSTVGEVYDQILADLLKSEKLFTEEKTNIYASKEAVWALLSRVYLYQENNEKAVEYANKVIDSGKFSLLPTEKLVDYPKMAPENNSETIFAIKFVKDADYANNGFYTIGSLYANIDGSGWGEMYASRPYLELVREYPMDQRYQFIRPVVLDEEVTWALYVDNANKYNWKVVSKNGDDYTYEEEGQQITLDKTANGNGGFNYFIQTEEGAKKVLIDHKLDVRNGYPKYYVLKCSGQEEQTHLWSPVISRLAEVYLNRAEANAKLGNTGLALQDVNLIRARAGIPESGLYSMDNLGDETVLDVVLEERQLELAYEGHRKIDVFRNNRTMDRAYPGTHLAGNSPVSSVSPNDNAIIEYLPEAQLLVHDGLTQNP, encoded by the coding sequence ATGAAAAACTTAAAAAATACATATTGGATTGGGATCATGGTCATGGCCCTGTCTGCCTGTAATATTGATAGGAATCCTTATGATTCCATTACTTCAGATGAACTGACCAATTCAGAGACAAGTGCAGAGTCAGTTACTTTAGGAACCTACAGTAGAATGAAGGCTTGGAGTACAGATTGGCACAGGTTGTTCGAATACCCCTCTGACAATGTAGCCCTGAGTGGTATGACAACCAATCCATTTTTCTTTTCCTATAACTACCAGCGCGTGCCTAACGGATCCACTGTAGCGGGTTTCTGGAAAAACTCCTACTATATTATTGTAGGGGCAAATAAGGTGATCGAAGCCTTGTCAGAAGGAGCATCTGACAAGGATGATCAGCTTTTGGTAGAAAATTACTATATCAGGTCATTGATGCATTTTCAGTTGGTTAACCTGTTTGGAAGTCCATATGTTCAAGGTAGGGAGAATGAAGGTGTGCCATTAAAACTGGACGGAGACCATTTGGAGCACCCTGTGCGCTCTACGGTAGGTGAAGTCTATGACCAAATATTGGCTGATTTATTAAAATCCGAAAAGCTGTTTACTGAGGAGAAAACCAATATTTACGCCAGTAAAGAAGCTGTTTGGGCATTGCTTTCAAGAGTTTATCTTTATCAGGAAAATAATGAAAAAGCTGTTGAGTATGCCAATAAGGTGATTGATTCTGGTAAATTCAGCTTGCTCCCTACGGAGAAATTAGTAGATTATCCTAAAATGGCTCCGGAGAATAATTCTGAGACCATCTTCGCTATCAAATTTGTCAAAGATGCAGATTATGCAAACAATGGTTTTTATACCATTGGCTCTCTATACGCCAATATAGATGGTAGTGGTTGGGGGGAAATGTATGCCTCAAGACCATATCTTGAGTTGGTACGTGAATATCCAATGGATCAGCGTTATCAATTTATCCGTCCAGTGGTATTGGATGAAGAGGTTACCTGGGCACTGTATGTAGATAACGCCAATAAATATAACTGGAAAGTTGTCAGTAAAAATGGTGATGATTATACATATGAAGAAGAGGGACAGCAAATCACCTTGGACAAAACAGCAAATGGCAATGGGGGCTTCAATTACTTTATCCAAACAGAGGAAGGAGCTAAAAAAGTACTTATAGACCATAAATTAGATGTACGAAATGGATATCCTAAATATTATGTATTGAAATGCTCGGGACAGGAAGAGCAAACGCATTTGTGGTCACCTGTGATTTCTAGATTGGCAGAGGTTTACTTGAACAGAGCCGAGGCCAATGCAAAGCTGGGCAATACAGGTTTAGCTCTTCAAGATGTGAATTTGATTAGAGCGCGTGCAGGTATTCCTGAGTCGGGATTGTATTCTATGGACAATTTAGGAGACGAGACTGTTTTAGATGTAGTCCTAGAGGAAAGACAGTTGGAATTAGCTTATGAAGGACATAGAAAAATTGATGTGTTCCGAAATAACCGAACTATGGATAGGGCATATCCAGGAACACATTTGGCAGGAAATTCACCAGTTTCTAGTGTTTCACCAAATGATAATGCGATAATTGAATACCTTCCAGAGGCACAATTATTGGTTCATGATGGTTTGACTCAAAACCCTTAA